The following coding sequences are from one Mycolicibacterium aichiense window:
- a CDS encoding enoyl-CoA hydratase/isomerase family protein, whose amino-acid sequence MAKAGRPSAEEIILYDKDPKTKIATITFNRPEYLNAPTAAARLRYSDLLYQAGVDDQVKVVVIRGAGEDLGSGADLPEFMELQNDEDTGPRLGEFRIPPGAVTYPPQGTYRRGASIGAWYASPQSGIRTLQDFKKISILEVKGYCYGWHFYQAADADLVISSDDALFGHPSFRYYGWGPRMWWWTQMMGIRKFQEMVYTGRPFTAAEMYECNFLNSVVAREELEDEVSRYALACARNRPTDTVFQQKMFFEVFKQFQGEYLGSLLGSTFESLGGAAARDEDEFDMHAGLDSGLAGAVKDNDSKFPPQWRLSKSGRAKAKAEKTETKKTKKKKK is encoded by the coding sequence ATGGCTAAAGCCGGACGCCCGTCGGCCGAGGAGATCATCCTCTACGACAAGGACCCGAAGACCAAGATCGCCACGATCACCTTCAACCGGCCCGAGTACCTCAATGCGCCGACCGCCGCTGCGCGCCTGCGATATTCGGACCTGTTGTATCAGGCCGGTGTCGACGATCAGGTAAAGGTCGTCGTCATCCGGGGCGCGGGGGAGGATCTCGGCAGCGGTGCCGACCTCCCCGAGTTCATGGAGTTGCAGAACGACGAGGACACCGGCCCACGGCTCGGCGAGTTCCGGATTCCGCCTGGTGCAGTGACGTATCCGCCGCAGGGGACGTACCGCCGTGGCGCCTCGATCGGCGCGTGGTACGCCAGCCCGCAGTCGGGTATCCGGACACTGCAGGACTTCAAGAAGATCTCGATCCTCGAGGTCAAGGGGTACTGCTACGGCTGGCACTTCTACCAGGCCGCCGACGCCGACCTGGTGATCTCCAGCGACGATGCACTGTTCGGCCATCCGTCGTTCCGCTATTACGGCTGGGGCCCCCGGATGTGGTGGTGGACGCAGATGATGGGCATCCGCAAGTTCCAGGAGATGGTCTACACCGGCCGGCCGTTCACCGCAGCCGAGATGTACGAGTGCAACTTCCTCAATAGCGTGGTGGCGCGGGAGGAACTCGAAGACGAGGTCAGTCGGTACGCACTGGCCTGCGCGCGAAACCGGCCCACCGACACAGTTTTTCAGCAGAAGATGTTCTTCGAGGTGTTCAAGCAGTTCCAGGGCGAGTACCTGGGCAGTCTGCTCGGTAGCACCTTCGAGTCGCTGGGTGGCGCGGCCGCGCGCGACGAGGACGAGTTCGACATGCACGCGGGACTCGACTCGGGACTCGCCGGCGCGGTGAAGGACAACGACAGCAAGTTCCCACCGCAGTGGCGGCTGTCGAAGTCCGGACGCGCGAAAGCCAAGGCCGAGAAGACCGAGACCAAGAAGACGAAAAAGAAGAAGAAGTAG